AAGTCCGAGTTCGCCATACTGGACGCGTTTGACCCGCTATGGAGGGAGCACTTTGGTGACGATCTGAAGGACAAGGGCCTGACTGATGACTTCATCCTGGACAACCAGGAGTTCATTGTCGACTTCCTTAGGCAGGAGCAACAATCCGCGCGCAAGGAAAGCCCGCCAGCCCGTCAGCAAGCCCATGCTcatccgccgccaccgccacccccaTCAAACGACCGATCGAACAGCTTACGCGCCCCTCCGCCTCCACCCCCGGCACCTCCGGTATCATCAAACACCCCACCAgcgccgcctccgccgcgAAGAGGAGCTGCACCACCAGCTCCGCCAGCTCCGAGACGAGGTGCTGCCAAGGCTGAGGCGCCCATGGCACCACCCTCTCCGCCTCGTCCGCGCTTCGCCGCCCCGCCACCGCTCCCCGACGCGGGAAAGTATGCTCACACGGCTCCTCCGCCGAGGCAGGCACCAGCGGCCGGGCCTCCTCCACCGCCCAGGCCTCCAAAGACACCTGTCGACGACAAGGAAGATTCATCCAATCACAGATTTGGCGTACCGCCGCCTTTCCAACGGAGCGTTCCTCCACCCCCGGCACCTCCCAGCCGAGGGCCTGTtccaccacctcctccaTCAAGAGAGCCAGTACACCATGTACCTCCTGTGTCCGCAATGCCGCCCCCACTCCCTTCAAAAGTTCCTGCGGCGCCAACGGCCCCGCCTTTGCCGCCTCCCAGCACACGGCCTCCGCCTGTGTTGCCGGTCAGAGCCCCTGCTGCTCCGCAGCCGCCACCTTTGCCTTCATCCCAAGCCCCACTGGCACCACCCCCTTTGCCTGCCTCGAGCGCACCCCCGGCGCCTCCCCCGGCTCCTCCATTGCCTCCGCCATCCAGTGCTGCGGCTCCTCCACCAGcacccccaccaccaccgcctccaGGTGGCCTGGCTGGCGCCCCACCAGCACCTCCGCCCCCTCCGCCTCCCGGTGGAATGGCTGGCGCCCCGCCGGCACCTCCGCCACCCCCTCCGAACAGAGATTCTGGATACGCATCAGGCGTGCCTGCCGCAGCTGCGGACCCTGGGCGTGCCGGATTGCTAGCCGGTATTCAAAAAGCCGGCGGTGTTGGGTCGCTTAAGAAAGTGGACAGGTCACAGATACGCGACCGCAGTGCCGCACAGGTTGGTGGGGGCAGCGATACTGGCCCGCATGGTAGTGGGTTGCCTCCTGCaggcgctggtgctggtggtggtggcatgGCTGATGCGTTGGCTGCGGCACTGCAGAAACGCAAGGAGAAGGTCAGCAGAAGCGGTAAGTTTTGAACGAAATCTCTCCCTGAACCTATCACGTGAAGCTCAAATACTAACTTAAAAAATAGATGACGAAGCTTCAGATGATGATTGGTAGAAACATAGAAAGGGATCGCACATTGCAATGCTGGGCGTGTTATGAGTATCGGAAACAAAAGTGCTTCACTAGAATGGCCGATGGTATCTTGGCCGCTTCAGGGAATTGATTCCCACCTTACACATTGTTTCAGGTGCCTCTGTCATAAAATAGGCAATATCAACCGCTATAGAATGGAACAAAGAAGCAAAGCGAGGCGCGAGCCGCGTTGTCACGGTGTGAAGCGATGGTTGTACAATCCCCAACAAATAAAAGTTAAAATGGGATATGAAACGAACATTGATAATCAATGTTACGGGGTATCTGTTTGTGCTACTTTATCAATACTCCTACATCCAGAGTAGGCCGACTGACCTGGATTGGTGGAGCAAATCTTGTTTATTCGGAACTGTGCGCGCGTGATCTTTTGCTTCAAGTGTGATTAATTATATGAGGTGGTAAAGAATTTAGTATTACACGTGGGCCCACCCATTCTCGGCAAGCACCTGCATTTCGTTAATCAGACAGAAAAGGCCCGTTTCGTCTTCCCCATCGCCCGCCACGTCGTTCCTCATACCGTCGTCTCCCGACGACCTCCACTGCTGGACCAACCTCCTGACCTTCCACTCCTTGACCGCCGGGGTGGCGGTCATCCTCCTCAGCCGATTCCTCCACAGGCCGGCCCAAATATCCCACCAGGACAGCCAGGCGTGGCCATCGGAAGGGTGAACGGCGTCGTAGGCGTCGCCGCTGTAGCCGACACGGACGTTGGGGTTGAGCCACACTCCGCGCGTGGCGGACAGTGGGTTGTCGGCGTGGATCAGGCAGCACTCGGACCCCTCGAGGTGCCGCAGCGCCAGGCTGTCCGGTATGCCGCGGAAGAGGAGCGGCGACTCCCTGGCTGTGAAGACGCTGGCGGGCATCGCGACTTTGGTTGTGGAGGGAAGGAACTGGGAGTTAGTAGGGCGTCTTTTTGGTATTGATAGTTGAAATTTATGGTAAAAGGGGGTTGTGCTCACCGATGCCGTTCCAACAGCTCTTGACGGGAACCGGAATACTCATCTTCAGGGCCTGTCGGGACTTTGAAGAGCGAAAAAAGGCCCAGGTGTGCGTGGCGTGTTCATGCCCCTCAATGTCCCTGAGTGCAAAGGTGTCGTAGTACTCGGGCGGTTTTGCAAAGTCGATGGagcaggcggcggcgtaGTGACCCTCCTTTGTCAATAATAGAGCTAGCACGTCGTCGACGGAGAAGACGACGTCATTTAGAAACAGCACCCTGTCAAACGCAAGCGTTTCGTTCCGACCTTTGCCCCAGTCATTGGCCTCGGCCATCTCCCGCAGCCGAGCGATAGATTTGTTGCGCAGGCGAGCGAGGTAAGGTATGCGCCGCAGCTCGCGCCTTCCTCGCGGCGTCTCAATCCAGCCTGGCGTCCCCCCGGGCGGCACGTTCTCGACCTCCTGCTTGTGAGTCCTGCTGTCGAGGACGATATCCCGTGCGACGCCAAGACTGCTGAGCTGGGCGTCAAGCTCGCGCAGGGCCGCGGCGGACCCATCCCAGCTGCCACCCTCGTGGACGGCCACGAAGACGTTTTCGGGGCCCAGGGCGCGCACCAGGTCCAGCAGGGCGGCATTCCAGTGGCTGCGCAGGATCTTCTCATTGTTCCAGTGCAGGCTGGCGATGTAGATGCGCGGCCGGCGCTTCAGGCTCAGGGACTGCTGCAGCGAGCTGATCGAGTCCTCCCACCGGCGCTCCCTGACAGCCCGCACGTTTCTCTCGTGATCCTCTTTGGACTCGAGCTCCGAGGGGGAGTCGGGAAGTGGAGGGCCCGTCGTCATCAGGACGCCCTGCTGCAGGCTGCGGCTGATATAGTGCACCTCGACGACGCTCCACACCAGGAAGATGAAGGCAAGGGCGCGAACGATCCGCCGCCCCCTCAGTTGGCGTGAGAGAGAGCGCATGGCAGTTTTTGAAAAGATGAACAAAGAAAGCAGGGGAACTTTTGAAGCGCTTTTCGTTGCCTATAGCACGGTTCTGTGGTGTGGATTTGAAGCCATCAAGACTTGTGGAGTCGCATACGTGTTGGTGTATCAATGAACGCAATAACCTaaataggtaaggtacgttGGTCGTAGCTTTGACCTTTTAgctgttgaaaaaaaaaaaaaaaaaaaaaaaaaaaaacacaaggcCCAATCAAATAGGTAGTCAAACGTTGGTTGTGACCATTGACCAAGTATCACTACAGCGGGCTTCTTTTCTACAGTTGAACTGTTGCCGAGTTTGATCAATGAATGTCTTGTCTTCAATGTGGCTTGGCCGGGGCTTTGAATTGAAAGTATTATTAGCGTCTGTCTTATTTCCCCTGAATCTTTGACGTTGTTTGGAGTGGACCCACCCCAAGTGCTTGTTGTTGCATGACAGTGGAGGCACGATAAGCGATAAAACCCGTGCAGCCAATGAATTTGGCCGGTTGTCTGCTGGTAGACGAATCAAAACCCCTGGGATTTTAGGTCCGTACCTAGATAGATCAAAGCAGGCTGTGGCTGCCAAATTTTGACAAGATTGATATGCATCTCTGTCTACCTCACTCACCTTTTACAACAACTTTGCCTGCGACACCAAACTCACTCACAAGCACATGATCTTCAACAGACCTTACAATATGAATGGCCAATCCCAAGAAGCTTAGGTACTTGCCGCTTCATGAGGACCACTGCGAAAACGCTCTTACCCGGCATGTGGTACAAAACACTGGTCCCGTGTGGTCATTTCATCTGGCGACCAAGCCGCGCACACGGCGCGGCCTTTCCATTTCAATATGAGGGCATCCGCCGGACGCATTCTGCAAGTCCTACTACTGGGAAATTGCAACCGTATCCCGGGCAGATAGAGTCCATAAAAAGCGTAGTAGAGAGGATGCGCGCTGTTGGGATTGTGCTTCCAAACGACAAACTCCGCAAAATCCAAACGAAATTCACAAAAGTCTCCAAAAAGGCTAAAATAAACGACCCCATAATGCATGCGCAAGAAAGAGCCACGGCACCAGTCAAGGAACTTCTCTCGTTTTCCGTGAGTGCTTGGCCATGGCACCGGGTAACGGACATTGTCCAGGCTGATTATTTCTCCACCCCGAAGCCTCTGACGGGGAGGGTGGCCTCACGCCTCATCCACCGGAGCCAGACGGAGCCTTTGTGGATTTGTACTGCGGTGAGGGGCAGATCAAATCAGTCCCTTCACATCAACAACTGTTGCCAGTCGATAAGGACTCAGCAGGTAAAAAGAGCCTTTCAGGTGGCGCTTCGGATGCACGGCTACGATAAGCACGGGAGAAGGTTTGAGGAATCGAGCGACAAGCCTGAACAGCTGTATGGGACGTGCAATCTTGTTGCCCATATGGACGACGCTGCCAGTATAAAAAAGCCGGTCCTTGTTCAATATTATTATGACATAGTCGGCCAGCTGATGCCGCATTTGGGGTGCGCTTCTGGCGAGATACCACCCGTCCCGCTACACCACCGAAATACGCAACAAGAAGGGACTGAATAAATGGCTCGTGAGCCGCGATCCAAGAAGTACACATCAAAGATGCGGGACAGGGCTGTACTATTCTTATTTTGTATAATAGAAACATGAGCCGGTCAACCTATCCAAGTTACCTACGTAAATTAATTGTATCCGGCGTGAATCGAACTTATGTTTGTCGCCTGCTTGAATTGCTTGACCCTAACCCTTCGAaagaggtagtggatccttttCAATCCCATTATGTACAAGGCTTGCAAAACACCTCTATCAAGTGCCTCCACGGAAGCTCCCGCGGCAGCTCAACCCTGCAAGGAGTTCACGAACCGTGACCGAGACCAACCGTTAGCTTGTTTGGACGCCAGGTGTGGACACATTGTGCAGCACCAATTCCTGGCTGGGATCCAGCAACGAGCGGCCGGCTCGCAACTGATCGATATTGATCCAAAACACATACAACAATTTGCACGCGACTTGCGACAAATCGCCCGCACCCTCCATCGACTCCACCATATCTGCCCAACAGCCTAAATATTGCCACTGCTGTTTAAGGAACTGAGGGCTTATTATTCTGCCACACATACATAAACACGCGCAACATCAAGATGTTGGTCTCCTTGACCGTCGGCAAGGTCGACGCTGGCGTCACGGTGTTGCTGACCCCAGACAAACGCCTCGTGAGTCGATTGCCCACCTCCTTGTCATGGAGATTTGCTTGCCAACCAGCGCGCCTGGGCAATCTAAGAAGAAATTTTGGGATCAGCTCGAGGCGAGCTTGATTGCATCGTGAAGGGCTGAGCACTGACAGACCATGGCAACCCTGCGCCACATAGATCGAGTTCCCCTCAATCCTTTTACCACCCGACATCGAATCCGGCTCAATCGTCGACATCACCGTCTCACGCAACACCGCCTCGGAGGTCAAGGCCGAACAGCTCTTCCGCGCTCTGCAGGACCGCATCTACCAATCCTTTGGGGCCGCCGAGCCCTCGCAGCCCGTCCTGAGATGCCGCAACGCGACGCAGACATCGGTCGTGCTCGAGTGGGACCCCATCCAGCTCGCCACGGCAGACCTCATCAGCCTGGCGCTGTACCGCAATGGACAGAAGGCTGGAAACATTCCTCGGCCCATGAACATGCACAGCACCAAGATCAGCGGCCTGGCCGTCGACACCGAGTATACCTTCCACCTGGTACTGCGCACGACCGCGGGCACGTTCAGTTCTGAAAAGGTCACGGTCAGGACGCACAAGATGACGGACCTCAGCGGCATCACAATCACCACGGGCATCCTGCCGGCGTCGATGCGGGAAGGGCTCGCCGCGGCCGTGGAGAGGATTGGTGCCAAGATGGTCGACAGCGTCCGCATCGACACGACTCACTTTGTCACGACCGAGGGTAGGGGTATCCAGTGGGAGAAGGCCGTGGAGATGAACATCCCTGTCGTGAGGCCGGAGTGGGTCGAGGCATGTGAGAAGAACGGTAGGATTCTGGGAGTTACCAAGTTCTACCTCGATGCCATGCAACCTGGGCCCGGCAGTAGTATGGGAGCGCCTGGTGGGAGTGTCGTTGCCGAGGAGCGTTCGGTGCCGCCTTCCGCGGCCGCTGCACAAACACCCGCGTCTGCCACGTCTGCGGCCGCTGCACATAAGGATCTGCCACCCACGCCAGCCCCTGCAGCTGGACCCTCGGGCGGCAGTGGCGAGAATGGAAACGAAGAAAGCAGCGCGGCCGCGGCCGGATATCAGCCCGCGCAGAGTCATCAAGAAGCCGAGGATTCAGACGCAGCAACAAGGGACAAGGAGACCGGAGGCGGACGTGACGATGACAGTTCTTCCGACGATTACAGCGAGGATGAAAAGGCAGAAGAAAGCTCCAAGTCGGCGGCACAGGACGAGCAGAAGTCACGAGCCGAGGACATAGCACTGCGGCCGACGGCGCTGATGCCATCCAGACCTCTGGACGATGACAATGATAATAGTCGAGGGGACGAGTCAAAGGTCACTTCACCTGGTGACGGTAATTCTTTCCAGGATGTCGCATTATGAGGGACTGGCTGGTTGGTTGCGAGATGCGGTAATAATGGGACTGGACAGGCAGATATAGTGACTTGGGCCTTACTTTTTGACGTCAAGCGAGGGAAATGTGGTGCATGCCCACCAACTTATATCTAGACTGCCGCGGCTGCGCTGGCgaatttcgtttttttttcttctcccacCGATTATCATGGGCAGTGTCTTTCAAAAGCTAAATCTGAATTCATCTCTGTGATATATCGAGAAGAAAACGCGATTCAACATGCATAGAACTGACACAAGAGCCGGCATCTATGGCGGCACCTCTGTTCCCTTCCAGTCCCAGATCCTGCCTCTCTGCTCAGGCTTCAGCCCCAATATAACATCCAGCATCCTCTCGGCCGCCTTTTCCGGGTCCTGCAGGTCCCCTCTCGCCTCAGCACCGGACCAAAACTCCTTTGAGAAATCCGTCTTGACGGTCCCCGGGTGGTACGCCACCGCGAAGGCAGCCTCGCCCCGCCCGGCACGATTCCGAAGCTGCCAGTCGAAGGTGCGAGTGAGGCTGTTGACGGCGGCCTTGGAGGCACGGTACGTGTACCAGCCTCCTTGCCTGTTGTCCTGGACGGACCCGACACGCGCCGACATGTTGACCCATACCGAGTGGTTCGGGAGCACCCCCTTGTCGTCACCACCCTCGCTGCCCATGTCTGAGCGGCCGCGGGGCAGGAAGCGGGCGAAATGCTTCATCAGCATCAAGGGCCCGAGGGTGTTGATCCGGAACGAGTCGAGCGTCTGGGCGTAGTCGACGTGCTCGACGGCCTTGTCGACGCGCAGCACGCCGGGCAGGGCAAAAGCCAGCCGGAGGTGGTGGCCCCCCTCCCGGGGGAAGTGCTTGGACGCGCAcgactcggcggcggcgcgcacGCTGTCCTCGTCCGTCACGTCGATGCGGGCCATGTGCAGTCTGGACGAGAGCGAACTCTCATCGCCGGGGAGGTCGGCCAGCAGCGCGGATTTGGTCCCGTCTGGGTCGGAGCGGCACGTCGCCAGGATGGGCAGGGTGGTGCGGCGGAGGAGGGCGCGCGTGAGGTGGTGGCCTATGCCGCGGGAGGTCGGGCAGACCAGAGCCCAGGGTTTGGACATTTTTATTGATTTGGAACGGGTGGTTGGGATGGATCCAAAGGCTTGAATGGTTGGTGAGATTTGTGATGCCGTTTTGCAATTCAAGAGTCGGATGGGTCAGGTCACTCAGCGTCGACAGCTCACAACTACAGCCATGAAACTGGACAAGTGTCGTGCGTTGTTTAGGTTCTCGGtggattttattttattctatCGAGGCAGGCACAGCGTGTAATTGCAAACTACTGCTTCGATGATACAAAGTCGTCCACGACGTCATGGACTCGATCGTTTGCTGGTGGATTGCGCTGTAGACATCGGGCCATTTAATCTGAGCACTGCTCATAGACATGGATTCAAGACAAAATGAAAAAGGCAATAAAGATCCCGCAATCCTAAGACATCCATAGAAGGAGCTTTGAGGCCACTTGCAAGTAGCCTAAATGTATAGACGTACCTACAT
Above is a genomic segment from Pyricularia oryzae 70-15 chromosome 7, whole genome shotgun sequence containing:
- a CDS encoding short-chain dehydrogenase/reductase SDR — encoded protein: MSKPWALVCPTSRGIGHHLTRALLRRTTLPILATCRSDPDGTKSALLADLPGDESSLSSRLHMARIDVTDEDSVRAAAESCASKHFPREGGHHLRLAFALPGVLRVDKAVEHVDYAQTLDSFRINTLGPLMLMKHFARFLPRGRSDMGSEGGDDKGVLPNHSVWVNMSARVGSVQDNRQGGWYTYRASKAAVNSLTRTFDWQLRNRAGRGEAAFAVAYHPGTVKTDFSKEFWSGAEARGDLQDPEKAAERMLDVILGLKPEQRGRIWDWKGTEVPP